The Leeia aquatica genome has a window encoding:
- a CDS encoding ABC transporter substrate-binding protein yields the protein MRLLMLLLCLLLVSCTPPPPPLRIGLNAWPGYEFLYLAEHLKYYRDEGIEVQIIPFSTLGDGRRAFERGQVDVMGSTLLEPLMARELAPVEPVAFYVTDYSNGADMLIARKSIPDVAGLRGKRLGLESGTVDVLTAGLALRSAQMGYADVDLQNLTQPQAVNAYLRGELDAIQTYPPFSQSVLKSEDAHVIFDTARSPGNVVDILVTHKDMVRTRRDDLVKLVRAFHRAQQYHRAHPTEANAIMAGREGISPTEFADSLKGIQLVYLPDQASYFQQGKLARLMLTTHQTLQSLNLLKQTPCGAACLDGSITQRAGTP from the coding sequence ATGCGTTTGCTCATGCTTTTGCTGTGCCTGTTGCTGGTCAGCTGCACCCCGCCCCCACCGCCACTCCGTATCGGACTCAATGCCTGGCCGGGCTATGAGTTCCTCTATCTGGCCGAACACCTGAAATACTATCGGGACGAAGGGATCGAGGTACAGATCATCCCTTTTTCCACCCTTGGCGATGGTCGGCGCGCCTTCGAGCGCGGTCAGGTGGATGTGATGGGCTCCACCTTGCTGGAACCGCTGATGGCGCGTGAGTTGGCACCGGTCGAGCCAGTTGCCTTCTACGTCACCGATTACTCCAATGGCGCAGACATGCTGATTGCCCGCAAGTCCATACCGGATGTGGCCGGGCTGCGTGGCAAGCGCCTGGGGCTGGAGAGTGGCACGGTGGACGTGCTGACAGCCGGGCTGGCCCTGCGTTCAGCACAGATGGGCTATGCCGATGTCGACCTGCAAAACCTGACACAGCCCCAGGCCGTCAACGCCTACCTGCGGGGTGAGCTGGATGCCATCCAGACCTATCCGCCCTTTTCCCAAAGCGTACTGAAAAGCGAAGATGCGCATGTAATCTTCGATACCGCACGCAGCCCCGGCAATGTGGTGGATATCCTGGTCACTCACAAGGACATGGTCCGCACCCGTCGCGACGATCTGGTCAAGCTGGTACGGGCTTTCCACCGGGCCCAGCAGTATCATCGGGCCCACCCGACAGAAGCCAATGCCATCATGGCGGGGCGAGAAGGCATCTCGCCTACAGAGTTTGCGGATAGCCTGAAAGGCATCCAGCTGGTCTATCTGCCGGATCAGGCCAGCTATTTTCAGCAAGGCAAGCTGGCACGCCTGATGCTGACCACCCATCAGACCCTGCAAAGCCTCAATCTGCTGAAACAAACGCCCTGTGGTGCAGCCTGTCTGGATGGCTCAATCACTCAGCGGGCCGGTACACCATGA
- a CDS encoding asparaginase, whose amino-acid sequence MTKRRIALIATGGTIAGSAASSSQTLGYQAAALQVEHLLAAVPGLDALADLQAEQLFAIDSAHITAAHWLQLSARLNAVLADPAIDGAVVLHGTDTLEETAWFLHLTVRSDKPLVLTGAMRPATALSADGPMNLYHAVATAAHPASAGLGALVVFGDSLYSARGLQKRDSTPAAFDADQYGRLGLVKGSHVHLYQRPVRAHGDLPLPPTLPPVHILHAYADLPVTQIEAAAQGAAGLVFAGLGNGNLRPDWLACLARLHRQGIHIVRSSRVPNGTVIRDGEVADSQHGFVSGDNLPPPQARILLQLALAAGEPDLQGCFDRH is encoded by the coding sequence ATGACTAAGCGCCGGATTGCCCTGATTGCCACCGGCGGCACCATTGCCGGTTCGGCAGCCTCTTCCAGCCAGACACTGGGTTATCAGGCGGCGGCCTTGCAAGTGGAACACTTGCTGGCTGCGGTACCGGGGCTGGATGCCTTGGCCGATTTGCAGGCCGAGCAGCTGTTTGCCATCGACAGCGCCCATATTACAGCCGCGCACTGGCTGCAGCTGTCGGCCCGCCTGAATGCGGTGCTGGCCGACCCTGCCATAGACGGCGCGGTGGTGCTGCACGGCACCGATACGCTGGAAGAAACCGCCTGGTTCCTGCACCTCACCGTCCGCAGTGACAAACCACTGGTGCTGACCGGTGCCATGCGGCCCGCCACCGCCCTCAGTGCCGATGGTCCGATGAACCTCTACCATGCCGTAGCGACGGCTGCCCACCCGGCCAGCGCCGGGCTGGGTGCGCTGGTGGTGTTTGGTGACAGCCTGTACAGCGCGCGTGGCCTGCAAAAGCGGGACAGCACCCCTGCTGCGTTTGATGCCGATCAGTATGGTCGGCTGGGTCTGGTCAAGGGTAGCCACGTGCATCTGTACCAGCGTCCGGTACGGGCACACGGTGATTTGCCGTTGCCACCCACCCTGCCGCCTGTGCATATCCTGCACGCATACGCCGATCTACCTGTCACACAGATCGAAGCCGCCGCTCAAGGTGCAGCGGGGCTGGTGTTTGCCGGGCTGGGCAACGGCAACCTGCGGCCCGACTGGCTGGCCTGCCTCGCCCGCTTGCACCGGCAGGGTATCCACATCGTGCGCAGCAGCCGTGTCCCCAATGGTACGGTGATTCGCGATGGCGAGGTGGCAGACAGCCAGCATGGCTTTGTCAGCGGTGACAATTTGCCACCGCCGCAAGCGCGCATTCTGCTGCAACTGGCGCTGGCGGCAGGTGAGCCGGATCTGCAAGGCTGCTTTGATCGCCATTAG
- a CDS encoding AmpG family muropeptide MFS transporter, with product MQKWSLASCRRLFAIAVLGFASGLPLALTGQAMQAWLTTDCVDIAAIGLLSMVGLPYTFKFLWAPLMDRFEPPLLGRRRGWLIITQLGLAAALYLMSMQSPKVGTQAFALCAVLIAFLSASQDIVLDAYRTDVLTQDERGMGASLAIATYRLAMILSGGIALLWADPVSGNGWSWSYIYGIMAIIMLGMAGFSALMLPSVPRNQRAPDSQASQDLIGFLAVIAVVIAGYQFTDKLLSKGINSVLNQAFPPAATAPAVTPTVTTPPAAPVAKPTATTTTPDKAATVCDVKKDDKKAAGPKKDNPVKKWADMLTVLLGVLLTLPLVYFAARISRFETLNRSLGAYFSQESAYAILALIILYKLGDAFAGSLTTPFLLKGMSFGQAEVGLVNKIFGIWLTIGGALLGGALMLRMGLYRALMVFGVLQLLSNFGFYALAILGKGAWGSFEVPAFSLFWGGITLKEATQLDYLLLSAVGFENITGGMGTAAFLAFLMALCNQRFSATQFALLSAFAAIGRVWVGPVAGVLPDSIGWDHFFIVSVVMAVPGLLMLLKLRGQVRQLETPKLSGALDD from the coding sequence AGGCCATGCAAGCATGGCTGACCACCGATTGTGTGGATATTGCCGCCATTGGTCTGCTGTCTATGGTGGGGCTGCCCTACACCTTCAAATTTCTGTGGGCCCCGCTGATGGACCGCTTTGAGCCCCCTTTGCTCGGGCGGCGGCGCGGCTGGCTGATTATTACCCAGCTAGGGTTGGCAGCCGCACTGTACCTGATGAGCATGCAGAGCCCCAAGGTGGGTACGCAGGCGTTTGCGCTGTGTGCGGTGCTGATCGCATTCCTGTCAGCCTCGCAGGATATCGTGCTGGATGCCTATCGTACCGATGTCCTGACGCAGGACGAGCGCGGCATGGGGGCCTCACTGGCCATTGCAACCTATCGGCTGGCCATGATTCTGTCTGGCGGCATCGCTTTGCTGTGGGCTGACCCGGTCAGCGGTAACGGCTGGAGCTGGTCTTATATCTACGGCATCATGGCCATCATCATGTTGGGCATGGCCGGATTCTCGGCCCTGATGCTGCCCTCGGTACCGCGCAACCAGCGCGCGCCGGATTCGCAAGCCTCACAAGACCTGATTGGTTTCCTCGCTGTCATCGCTGTGGTGATTGCGGGTTACCAGTTTACGGACAAGCTGCTCTCCAAAGGTATCAACAGTGTCTTGAATCAGGCCTTCCCGCCAGCCGCCACGGCTCCCGCGGTAACACCAACGGTCACGACGCCCCCCGCTGCGCCGGTAGCTAAGCCCACCGCGACAACCACCACGCCCGACAAGGCTGCCACCGTCTGCGATGTGAAGAAGGACGACAAGAAGGCCGCCGGTCCGAAGAAGGACAACCCGGTGAAGAAGTGGGCTGACATGCTCACCGTGCTACTGGGTGTGCTGCTTACGCTGCCACTGGTCTATTTTGCGGCACGGATCAGCCGCTTTGAAACCTTGAACCGCTCACTCGGTGCCTATTTCAGCCAGGAGAGCGCGTATGCCATTCTGGCCCTCATCATCCTCTACAAGCTGGGTGATGCTTTTGCCGGTTCGCTAACCACGCCCTTCTTGCTGAAAGGCATGAGCTTCGGGCAGGCGGAAGTGGGTCTGGTCAACAAGATCTTCGGCATCTGGCTCACCATCGGTGGTGCGTTACTCGGCGGTGCCTTGATGCTGCGCATGGGCTTATACCGCGCCTTGATGGTATTCGGCGTCTTGCAGCTGCTGTCCAATTTCGGCTTCTACGCGCTGGCCATTCTGGGCAAGGGTGCTTGGGGCAGCTTTGAAGTCCCGGCATTCAGCCTGTTTTGGGGTGGAATCACCTTGAAGGAAGCCACTCAGCTGGACTATCTGCTGCTCAGTGCCGTCGGGTTTGAAAACATCACCGGCGGGATGGGTACAGCGGCCTTCCTCGCGTTCCTGATGGCCTTGTGCAATCAACGCTTCTCCGCCACCCAGTTTGCCCTGCTGTCCGCCTTTGCTGCAATTGGCCGGGTGTGGGTGGGGCCGGTGGCTGGGGTCTTGCCGGACAGCATCGGTTGGGACCACTTCTTTATTGTATCGGTGGTGATGGCCGTACCGGGTCTGCTGATGCTGCTGAAGCTGCGTGGTCAGGTACGCCAGCTGGAAACCCCCAAGCTGTCTGGAGCGCTGGATGACTAA